ACCTGTCCGTCACGCAGGTGTTCGACGGCGTGACGATCTCCAACGGCCTCGAGTGGTCACCTGACGGTGCGCTTGCGTATTACAACGACACGCCGACGCAGCAGGTCGCAATGTGCGCGCCCGACCTGTCGTCGCGGCAACCGTTCGTCTCGATCGACGCCGCCGACGGTCACCCCGACGGCCTCACCGTCGACGCCGCGGGCGGCGTGTGGGTGGCGCTGTGGGGCGGATACGCCGTGCGTCGGTATGCACCTGACGGCGAACTCGCCGCCGTGATCGAACTGCCCGTCGCGCAGGTTTCGTCATGCGCCTTCGGCGGATCGGCGCTCGACACGCTGTTCATCACAACTTCCGCCGAGGGATTGCCGAACCCCGAGCCCGCAGCGGGCGCGTTGTTCGTGGTCCAGCCCGGCGTGCGCGGGATGCCGACGCGGACCTTCGCGGGGTAGTGGCGATGGACGCCGTCGAGATCGTCGTCGCCCACTCGGAGCGCGCCACGCTGCGCGTCGGCGACGTGTTCGTGAAGGTCGACGCCGATCAGTCGCGCCTCGACGTCGAAGTGGAAGCAATGGCGCTGGCTCCCGTGCCGACGCCCGCCGTCCTGTGGCGCAATCCGCCGGCGCTGGCGTTGGCCCGAGTGCCGGGCCGCGCCCTCGGCAAGTTCGGCGAGCCGTCGCCCGTCTCGCCGGCTGCTTGGACGGCGGCCGGCGCGGCCATTCGCACGCTCCACGACGCCCCGCTGCCGCCGTGGCCCGGCTGGTCGCCCGACGACTTCGCGGCGCGGCTCGACCACGAGTGCGCGTGGCTCGTCGACAACGACGTGTTGCCCCGCGACATAGTGACGCGCAACCGAGCCCTGGCCGAGACAGCGTTCCGGCCGTGGACGCCGGTGTTC
The Acidimicrobiales bacterium DNA segment above includes these coding regions:
- a CDS encoding aminoglycoside phosphotransferase family protein, yielding MDAVEIVVAHSERATLRVGDVFVKVDADQSRLDVEVEAMALAPVPTPAVLWRNPPALALARVPGRALGKFGEPSPVSPAAWTAAGAAIRTLHDAPLPPWPGWSPDDFAARLDHECAWLVDNDVLPRDIVTRNRALAETAFRPWTPVFTHGDLQPDHVFVGDDDAVTGVIDWSDACRGDGLFDLAVLTLGHPEHLADVEAGYGTDVDRDVIRAWWLLRCLVAVRWLAEHGFGPLDAMPEVALLRSLRT
- a CDS encoding SMP-30/gluconolactonase/LRE family protein; protein product: MKATQLTDAVAYHGEGPMWDAATGRLLWVDLHAGDVLSTDVDGTTTRQHYADVAACVAPRAGGGYVVATARGFSLIDASGAVTPVPDVWDDTGVRMNDGGCDPHGRFFCGSMAKEQPAPGRGAMWRLDPDLSVTQVFDGVTISNGLEWSPDGALAYYNDTPTQQVAMCAPDLSSRQPFVSIDAADGHPDGLTVDAAGGVWVALWGGYAVRRYAPDGELAAVIELPVAQVSSCAFGGSALDTLFITTSAEGLPNPEPAAGALFVVQPGVRGMPTRTFAG